One genomic window of Salvia miltiorrhiza cultivar Shanhuang (shh) chromosome 4, IMPLAD_Smil_shh, whole genome shotgun sequence includes the following:
- the LOC131021138 gene encoding uncharacterized protein LOC131021138 translates to MVGNEDKPRYRTRKGKISTNVLGVCDRNLNFSYVLTGWEGSAADSRILRDAINRPHGLRVPKGNYYLCDNGYANSDGFLTPFKGVRYHLKEWGPNNARPQNKEELFNLRHSKARNAIERAFGILKMRWGILRSPSFYPIRVQNRLIMAAFLLNNFVRMEMPIDPIEQQLDNTPQDNGLAIDATHDEFIDVVQCSPEWNAARNALAEAMWSQYLNNN, encoded by the exons ATGGTCGGTAACGAGGATAAACCCCGGTATCGGACAAGAAAGGGGAAAATATCAACAAATGTTCTAGGTGTTTGTGATCGTAATCTGAATTTCAGTTATGTGCTAACCGGTTGGGAAGGATCGGCTGCGGACTCTCGAATCCTACGAGATGCAATTAATAGACCTCATGGCCTTAGGGTCCCAAAGG GGAACTACTATTTGTGTGACAACGGTTACGCGAATAGTGATGGTTTTCTAACGCCTTTCAAGGGTGTTAGATACCATTTAAAAGAGTGGGGTCCGAATAATGCACGACCACAAAATAAAGAAGAGCTATTTAATCTGAGACATAGTAAGGCGAGAAACGCGATAGAGCGAGCCTTTGGCATATTGAAGATGAGATGGGGTATTCTTAGGTCTCCATCATTTTATCCTATTCGGGTGCAAAATAGACTCATAATGGCAGCCTTCTTACTCAACAATTTTGTTCGGATGGAGATGCCGATCGACCCCATAGAACAGCAACTAGACAATACGCCTCAAGACAATGGGTTGGCCATAGATGCAACACATGATGAATTCATAGACGTCGTTCAGTGTTCCCCCGAATGGAATGCGGCGAGGAATGCCTTGGCCGAAGCTATGTGGTCGcagtatttgaataataattag
- the LOC131022261 gene encoding uncharacterized protein LOC131022261 → MDHDNEPVDDWREWIESRCNPLMTEDYWTDYKFIKDFGCTTAELLASVTSLTKDTGHANAKEPSRVEVRPQQSSQQSTPVTDINIKCYFCQRPTQSAGHHVISILACGRVFGYSCFKKTECDLCGQTHVHLELTRLNITPE, encoded by the exons ATGGACCACGACAACGAACCAGTCGACGATTGGCGCGAGTGGATCGAGAGCAGGTGTAACCCATTGATGACGGAGGACTACTGGACAGATTACAAGTTTATAAAGGATTTCGGATGCACCACGGCAGAACTACTTGCTAGCGTAACCTCACTTACTAAGGATACCGGACACGCCAATGCTAAAGAACCAAGTAGGGTCGAAGTCAGGCCACAACAATCATCGCAACAAAGCACTCCGGTGACGGACATTAATATTAAATGTTATTTCTGTCAACGCCCTACGCAATCAGCTGGTCACCACGTAATAAG CATTTTAGCATGTGGTCGCGTGTTCGGTTATTCGTGCTTCAAAAAGACAGAG TGCGATTTATGCGGTCAAACTCATGTCCACCTTGAACTCACCCGTCTCAACATTACACCAGAGTAA
- the LOC131021140 gene encoding uncharacterized protein LOC131021140, translating to MNFLVWNVRGFSDDSKSLLKEHCRSFLPLLVGIIEPKKSLQKVRQSYWRSINLVPRHQNFRQPRRPNIWLLTSPDVQTTILLSSDQVIIADCVWQTYFFRVAVVHGANYHVTRRALWTDLLSFVDGNTVFIGDFNAVKGAHERRSLAAPLRSSCSEFCDFIEASDMIESPSSGIRFTWSGRILLPRHVESRLDRAFFSPGFANLWASINTHALPRLTSDHSPLIFQCSDEMGKGRRFKFSNMWTSHPNFLERVASSWDAATDIRCPIFKIMFKLRRLRNDLRAWNKDVFGQVDMQINSEQVSLLDVQNRISDHGYTDILFEEEVSHQARLSSFLARKNSLLQQKSRAHWLSDGDRNTSFFHRAIRFRKKSHRIEHLKIADVVSYDRGNIQQHIIDFFSSLFKDESPSNVNWDMLEGIIDQFVSEDQNGKLTHIPDDEEIMAAVFSLDANSSPGPDGYSGKFFQSYWSIIRLDILSAVRAFFLNSYLPAGCNASILILIPKKEVVETVADLRPIILSNFFFKIISKILASRLGEVAAVGVSPNQFGFIGGRSIHDCIMLGSEGFSCMNRTGKRSNMACKVDICKAFDTMRWDFILNVLRVNGFHGKFIEWISIIFSSARISILYNGQLSGYFACSRGVRQGDPLSPILFGIAEDVLSHLFLSCVTSRHITSMDFSRKASFPTHLFYADDILIFCKASMKNARKIKKILDFYGDISGQICNPTKSHVFFGRGVSSIMKNRVISELGFAMGSLPVTYLGVPIFAGRMRASYLIGIYDKIVNKFSSWKGLHLSMAGRICLVRSVIQSSVTHSMMIYRWPKSLIYKLDRKCRNFIWSGHVNKKPSCPVSWSRVCASRSEGGLGVRSFSAMNRSFLMKMAWKLVQGREFAPAIMATRYLSNFGYAKMFLASSPFWIGVREHVNSLVMDSYSYIGTGEHIYFWHDDWLGYKLADKLHIPPFMRDFLQQAVSDYFYDGVWHFTPDFIIQFPDLVVDILLLPIGEASDTRFWKPSVSGEVSASLAYVSQSPHFPKVLWGTWIWERFIPDRRSLITWRILHLKMPTLDGLIKRGMHGPNRCVMCGLAEESIDHLFWNCSVVRQTWVVFFDWFAKSQMLDCLDIHTMLAAAWNTDFSPLVRSYWKAGVINFIWKIWDCRNQVTFNEASFHPKLILGFLKVVFKEMDSNFPKLGRSHNSWQDYLVLRRIGVAMRAFAPPLMIEVHWWPPAGQWIKVNTDGSALGKPGSIAAGGVFRDNWGAVRGCYHYKGGSGFAFEAELFAIMHAIRIANFRGWHWLWIEADSSYVVQLLHSRSLNVPWRFLPLWKQTLNWLSNFRLQISHIFREGNSVADIMANHARIEGWWPFAIEDIKIAVSLDMATHSRVRLKN from the coding sequence ATGAATTTTTTGGTTTGGAATGTCCGAGGCTTTTCGGACGATTCTAAATCTCTTCTTAAGGAGCATTGTCGTTCCTTTTTGCCTTTACTTGTAggcattattgagcctaagaaaAGTCTTCAGAAAGTTCGCCAGAGCTACTGGAGATCGATTAATTTGGTCCCTCGACATCAAAATTTTCGACAGCCTCGGAGACCGAACATCTGGTTGCTCACTAGTCCGGATGTCCAGACCACGATTCTGCTCTCCTCGGATCAAGTCATTATTGCTGATTGTGTTTGGCAAACATACTTTTTTAGAGTTGCTGTTGTGCATGGTGCGAATTACCACGTTACTAGACGTGCATTGTGGACTGACCTTCTTTCTTTTGTTGATGGGAACACGGTGTTTATTGGGGACTTCAACGCCGTTAAGGGAGCGCATGAGCGACGTAGTTTGGCGGCGCCTTTGAGAAGTTCTTGCAGCGAGTTTTGCGACTTCATCGAGGCTTCAGATATGATTGAATCTCCTTCTTCTGGCATTCGCTTTACATGGTCTGGTCGGATTTTACTTCCTCGGCATGTGGAATCTAGATTGGACAGGGCGTTTTTCTCTCCTGGTTTTGCGAATTTGTGGGCTTCGATTAACACCCATGCGCTCCCAAGACTTACCTCTGATCACTCTCCCTTGATTTTCCAATGCAGCGATGAGATGGGTAAGGGGAGACGATTCAAATTCTCGAATATGTGGACTTCACACCCTAACTTTCTTGAGCGAGTAGCGTCTTCTTGGGATGCTGCGACTGACATTCGCTGtcctatttttaaaatcatgttCAAGCTCCGTCGTCTCAGAAATGACCTCAGGGCGTGGAATAAAGATGTGTTTGGGCAGGTGGATATGCAGATTAATTCTGAGCAAGTCTCGTTGCTCGACGTGCAGAACAGGATTTCTGACCATGGTTACACAGACATTCTTTTTGAGGAGGAGGTCAGTCATCAAGCTCGGTTGTCTTCTTTCCTGGCCAGGAAGAACAGTCTTTTACAACAAAAAAGTCGCGCGCACTGGCTTTCTGACGGAGACCGTAATACTTCTTTTTTCCATCGTGCTATTCGCTTTCGAAAGAAAAGTCACAGGATTGAGCACTTGAAGATTGCCGATGTTGTCTCGTATGACAGGGGGAATATTCAACAGCATATTATTGATttcttttcctctctttttAAAGATGAAAGCCCCAGTAATGTGAACTGGGATATGCTGGAAGGTATTATTGATCAATTTGTGTCTGAGGATCAGAATGGGAAGCTCACGCATATACCTGATGATGAGGAGATTATGGCTGCGGTTTTTAGCTTGGATGCGAATAGCTCGCCGGGTCCGGATGGGTATTCTGGGAAGTTTTTTCAGAGCTATTGGAGCATTATACGACTGGATATTCTTTCTGCGGTGCGTGCTTTCTTCCTTAATTCTTATCTGCCTGCAGGCTGTAATGCTAGCATCTTAATTTTGATCCCAAAAAAGGAGGTGGTGGAGACGGTGGCTGATTTGAGACCTATCATTCTGTcaaatttcttctttaaaattatttccaaaatccTCGCTTCCAGATTGGGGGAAGTGGCGGCTGTTGGGGTGTCGCCAAACCAATTTGGGTTTATTGGAGGTCGCTCGATTCATGACTGTATCATGCTTGGCTCTGAAGGTTTTAGCTGCATGAATCGCACGGGCAAACGATCGAATATGGCGTGCAAAGTGGATATTTGCAAAGCCTTTGATACTATGCGCTGGGACTTTATTCTGAACGTGCTCAGGGTTAACGGTTTCCATGGAAAGTTCATTGAATGGATTTCCAttattttcagctccgcccggATTTCCATTCTTTACAACGGGCAGCTGAGTGGCTACTTCGCTTGTTCTAGGGGAGTTAGGCAGGGTGATCCACTCTCTCCTATTCTTTTTGGAATTGCTGAGGATGTTTTGAGTCACTTATTTCTCAGTTGTGTGACTTCTCGTCACATTACTTCCATGGATTTCAGCAGAAAGGCCTCTTTTCCAACTCATTTGTTTTATGCTGATGACATCTTGATTTTCTGTAAGGCGTCGATGAAAAACGCTCgcaaaatcaaaaaaatctTGGATTTCTATGGTGATATTTCGGGACAAATTTGTAACCCTACTAAGTCTCACGTTTTCTTCGGGAGGGGCGTTTCTTCCATTATGAAGAATCGTGTGATTAGTGAGCTTGGCTTTGCAATGGGATCTTTGCCGGTTACTTACTTGGGAGTCCCGATTTTCGCTGGGCGCATGCGTGCTTCTTACTTGATTGGTATTTATGATAAGATTGTCAATAAGTTTTCAAGTTGGAAGGGGCTACACTTATCTATGGCTGGCAGAATTTGTTTGGTTCGTTCTGTGATACAAAGTTCGGTTACGCACTCTATGATGATATATAGATGGCCTAAATCCCTCATCTATAAACTGGATAGAAAGTGCCGCAACTTTATTTGGTCGGGACATGTAAACAAAAAGCCTTCGTGCCCGGTGAGCTGGTCTAGGGTGTGCGCTTCTCGCTCGGAGGGTGGCCTCGGGGTTAGATCTTTCTCGGCCATGAATAGAAGCTTCTTGATGAAGATGGCCTGGAAGCTTGTGCAAGGTCGAGAATTCGCCCCTGCGATCATGGCGACTCGCTACTTGTCGAATTTTGGGTATGCTAAGATGTTCTTGGCTTCTTCGCCTTTCTGGATTGGCGTGAGGGAGCATGTGAACTCCTTGGTGATGGATTCTTATTCCTATATTGGCACTGGagaacacatttatttctgGCATGACGATTGGCTGGGTTACAAGTTGGCGGACAAGCTTCATATTCCGCCTTTTATGAGAGACTTCCTGCAGCAAGCTGTGAGTGATTACTTCtatgatggtgtttggcatttcacTCCGGATTTTATTATTCAGTTTCCTGATCTTGTGGTGGATATTTTGTTGCTTCCAATTGGGGAGGCGAGTGACACTCGCTTCTGGAAACCTTCTGTTAGTGGGGAGGTTTCGGCCTCTCTTGCCTATGTTTCGCAGTCTCCGCATTTTCCCAAAGTTCTTTGGGGCACTTGGATTTGGGAGCGTTTTATTCCTGATAGAAGATCTCTTATCACATGGCGGATTCTGCATTTGAAGATGCCGACTCTGGATGGTCTAATCAAAAGGGGCATGCACGGCCCCAACAGATGTGTGATGTGTGGGTTGGCTGAGGAGTCTATTGACCACTTGTTCTGGAATTGCAGTGTTGTTCGGCAGACTTGGGtggttttctttgattggtttgcCAAGTCGCAAATGCTGGACTGCTTGGATATTCATACCATGTTGGCTGCTGCATGGAACACGGATTTCAGTCCGTTGGTTCGGTCCTACTGGAAAGCTGgagtgattaattttatttggaaaattTGGGACTGCCGCAATCAAGTGACTTTTAATGAGGCCAGTTTCCATCCAAAATTGATTCTTGGGTTCCTGAAAGTAGTGTTTAAGGAGATGGATTCCAATTTCCCTAAGCTTGGGCGTTCTCATAACTCTTGGCAGGATTATTTGGTGCTTAGGCGAATTGGGGTTGCTATGCGCGCTTTTGCGCCCCCTTTGATGATtgaggttcactggtggccaCCGGCGGGGCAGTGGATTAAAGTCAATACTGACGGTTCGGCGCTTGGGAAACCTGGAAGCATTGCCGCGGGCGGTGTATTCCGCGATAACTGGGGTGCGGTTCGCGGTTGTTATCACTATAAAGGGGGTTCGGGGTTCGCTTTTGAAGCGGAGCTTTTCGCGATCATGCATGCCATTCGAATTGCGAATTTTCGTGGTTGGCActggctttggattgaagcaGACTCGTCTTATGTTGTCCAGCTTCTGCATTCTCGCTCTTTGAATGTTCCTTGGCGATTTCTCCCGCTATGGAAACAGACTTTAAATTGGCTTTCAAATTTTCGACTTCAGATCTCGCATATTTTTAGAGAAGGAAATAGTGTGGCagatattatggctaatcatGCCCGGATCGAAGGGTGGTGGCCCTTTGCTATTGAGGATATAAAGATTGCGGTGTCTTTAGATATGGCGACTCATAGTCGCGTTCGTTTGAAGAATTGA
- the LOC131022208 gene encoding FT-interacting protein 3-like, with amino-acid sequence MANQNRNQNQNQNPNRNQNHDRNRNPAVEEEFNLRETRPSLGGGRVVGNDRVSKAFDLVEQMDYLYVRIVKSKELPGSPDPYVELNLGGFKSATRHLEKTSNPEWNQVFSISKDQIHAPRVEISVKDKSGNGDGLIGMIVLDGIDVPRRVPPDSPLAPEWYRLENQRGERVAGELMFAIWMGTQADEAFPEAWHLDASTVNGDGVTGIRSKVYLSPRLWYLRVNVIEAQELQIADKNRQQPEILVSASHGNMVLRTKISQSRSANPLWNEDLMFTVSEPFEDQLVLCVEEKIGNKKDELGQCVIPLHGVEKRMDFKPPGSRWYNLEKHGAAENGKKNSSRLNSRLHLRICFDGGYHVLDELTHYSSDLRPTARQLWKPAVGVLELGILNAQNLAAMKSRDGRGFTDAYCVAKYGQKWIRTRTILNSFNPKWNEQYTWEVFDPCTVITVGVFDNSHLQGVNGGAKDSRIGKVRIRLSTLETGRVYTHSYPLIVLSPSGVKKMGEIQLAVRFSCPSLFNVLQLYTQPLLPSLHYLHPLSCQQVEVLRHQATQIVSMRLSRAEPPLRKEVVEYMLDVGSNLWSVRRSKANHLRIAGILSAIAKLLKWFDHICSWKNPLMTVLVHIVFLAFVCFPWLILSTVFLYLFLIGTWNYRGRPRNPPHMDVRLSQADTALNDELDEEFDSFPTSLKQIEIVKGRYDRLRAIASRVQTVLGDMATQGERFYNLLSWRDPRATALFLIFCLVAAVVLYVTPLRVVVIVTGFYAMRHPRCRDRLPSHPMNFLRRLPARTDGLL; translated from the coding sequence ATGGCGAACCAAAACCGGAATCAgaaccagaaccagaacccCAACAGGAATCAGAACCACGATCGCAACCGAAATCCAGCCGTGGAGGAGGAATTCAACCTGAGGGAGACGCGGCCGAGCCTCGGCGGCGGGAGGGTCGTCGGAAACGATCGCGTCAGCAAGGCCTTCGACCTGGTGGAGCAGATGGACTATTTGTACGTCAGAATTGTCAAGTCGAAGGAGTTACCCGGCAGCCCCGATCCTTACGTAGAACTCAATCTCGGAGGGTTCAAGTCCGCCACCAGACATTTGGAGAAAACGTCGAATCCGGAGTGGAATCAGGTATTCTCGATTTCGAAAGATCAGATTCATGCCCCTCGCGTGGAGATTTCGGTGAAGGACAAGAGTGGAAACGGCGATGGTTTGATTGGGATGATTGTGCTTGACGGCATTGATGTTCCTCGAAGGGTGCCGCCGGATAGCCCGTTGGCGCCGGAATGGTACAGGCTGGAGAATCAGAGGGGAGAGAGGGTGGCCGGAGAGTTGATGTTTGCTATTTGGATGGGGACGCAGGCTGATGAGGCGTTCCCGGAAGCTTGGCATTTGGATGCCTCCACTGTTAATGGCGATGGCGTCACCGGAATTAGATCGAAGGTTTACTTATCTCCTCGCCTTTGGTATCTTAGGGTTAATGTGATTGAGGCTCAGGAATTGCAGATTGCTGATAAGAATCGGCAGCAGCCGGAGATTCTTGTGAGCGCTTCACATGGGAATATGGTTTTGAGGACTAAGATTTCTCAGAGCAGGAGTGCGAATCCGTTGTGGAATGAGGATCTGATGTTCACTGTCTCGGAGCCATTCGAGGATCAGTTGGTTTTGTGCGTGGAGGAGAAGATAGGGAACAAGAAGGATGAATTGGGGCAGTGTGTGATCCCTTTACATGGTGTGGAGAAGCGGATGGATTTCAAGCCTCCCGGAAGCAGGTGGTACAATCTTGAGAAGCATGGTGCTGCAGAGAATGGGAAGAAGAATTCGAGTAGGTTGAACAGCAGGCTTCATTTGAGAATCTGTTTTGATGGTGGTTATCATGTTCTTGATGAATTGACTCATTACAGTAGTGATCTGAGGCCCACGGCTAGGCAGCTTTGGAAGCCTGCAGTTGGAGTGCTGGAGTTAGGGATTTTGAATGCTCAGAATCTCGCGGCAATGAAGTCGAGAGACGGGAGGGGATTTACGGATGCTTATTGTGTGGCCAAGTACGGGCAGAAGTGGATCAGGACGAGAACAATCCTCAACAGCTTCAATCCCAAGTGGAACGAGCAGTACACGTGGGAAGTGTTCGACCCGTGCACTGTCATCACAGTCGGAGTCTTTGACAACAGCCATTTGCAGGGAGTGAATGGAGGTGCCAAGGATTCAAGAATCGGGAAGGTGAGGATTCGTCTGTCTACTCTCGAGACAGGTCGTGTTTACACACATTCGTATCCCCTTATAGTGCTCTCGCCTTCTGGTGTGAAGAAAATGGGTGAAATTCAGCTGGCTGTGAGGTTCTCTTGTCCATCTTTGTTCAATGTCTTGCAGCTGTACACTCAGCCGCTGCTGCCGAGCCTCCACTACCTCCACCCCCTCAGCTGCCAGCAGGTTGAGGTTCTGAGGCATCAGGCTACTCAGATTGTGTCAATGAGGCTGAGCCGTGCTGAGCCGCCCTTGAGAAAGGAAGTGGTGGAGTATATGCTTGATGTTGGGTCCAACTTGTGGAGCGTGAGACGAAGCAAAGCCAATCATCTCAGAATTGCAGGGATCCTCTCTGCCATTGCCAAACTGTTGAAATGGTTTGATCATATTTGCAGTTGGAAGAATCCTCTGATGACAGTTCTAGTCCACATTGTGTTCTTGGCATTCGTATGCTTCCCGTGGTTGATCCTGAGCACTGTGTTTCTGTACCTTTTCTTGATTGGGACATGGAATTATCGTGGGAGGCCTCGCAACCCACCACACATGGATGTGAGGTTGTCTCAAGCTGATACAGCACTGAACGACGAGTTGGATGAGGAGTTCGACTCGTTCCCGACGTCTCTGAAGCAAATCGAGATTGTGAAAGGGAGATATGATAGGCTGAGGGCTATTGCTTCCCGTGTGCAGACGGTTCTTGGCGACATGGCCACGCAAGGGGAGAGGTTCTACAATCTGCTGAGCTGGAGGGATCCGAGGGCGACGGCACTGTTTCTCATCTTCTGTTTGGTTGCTGCTGTCGTGCTCTACGTGACTCCTCTCAGAGTTGTGGTGATTGTCACGGGATTTTACGCGATGAGGCATCCTAGGTGTCGCGACCGGCTTCCGTCGCATCCCATGAATTTCTTGAGGAGGTTGCCTGCGAGAACGGATGGTTTGTTGTGA